The window GTCACGCGCGGCAATAACAACAGCCTGACGGTCTCGATCGGCAGCGGCCAGCCGCTGGTGGTGGGCAACAAAGCCTTCCAGCTGGCGGCCACCACCTCGCCGACCGATCTGAGCCGGGTCCAGGTCGGCCTGGTGACCGGCAGCAAAGTGACTGTGCTGGCCGACAGCGCGCTCTCGGGTGGCGAACTGGGCGGCCTGATGGAATTTCGTTCCGGCACCCTCGACCGTACCCAGAATTCTCTCGGCCGCGTAGCCATCGGCCTGGCGCAGACGTTTAACGCGCAGCACCGCCTCGGTATCGATGGGGCCGGCAATCCGGGCGGCGACTTCTTCAAGGTCGGCGTGCCCGTGGTCGGGCGCAATATCAACAATGCGGTCGGCAGCACCACCGATGTGCAGGCGGCCATCGTCGACCCCACCGCGCTGACCCAGAGCGATTACAAGGTCAGCTACGACGGCACCAATTACATGGTGACCCGCCTGTCGGATAACAAACCGTTCCCGGTCACCCCGTTCCCGCAGACCGGCCCCCAGACCATCGATGGCGTTGCCTTCACCGTCACCGGCAGCGCGGCGGCGGGCGACAGCTTCCTGGTGCGCCCGACCATCAACGGCGCCTCGGACTTTGCGATGATGGTCAACGAGCGCAACTCGATTGCCGCGGCAGCCCCGATCAGCACCAGCCTGCCGCTCAGCAACAAGGGTACGGCCACCATCAGCGAAGGCAATGTCGACGCGTCCTACCTGACACCCGGCAATGCGCTGACGGCGCCGGTCAACCTGACCGTGGGCGGCGCCCCGGCCGGCCTGTCGGGTTTCCCTGCGACCCAGGCCGTGACCGTCACCACGAATGGCGTGGCCACGACTTATCCGGCCGGCACCCCCTCGATTCCCTTCACGGCGGGCGCCAACTACAACTTTGGCGGCGTCAACCTGAAGTTTGCCGGCACCCCGGTCGCAGGCGACACCTTCACGGTCAGCCCGAATACGAATGGCACGGCCGACAACCGCAACGCGCGCCTGCTGGGCAACCTGCAGACCAAGCCGATCCTGGATGGCGGCAAGGCCACCTACCAGTCGGCCTACGCCGAGCTGGTCAGCTTTGTCGGCAACAAGACGCGCGAAGTGCAGGTCAACGGCCAGGCCGGCGATACCCTGCTCAAGCAGGTCACGGCGGCCCAGCAGGATGTCTCGGGCGTGAACCTGGATGAAGAAGCGACCAACCTGCTCAAGTACCAGCAAGCCTACCAGGCGGCCGGCAAGGTGATGCAGATGGCCAGTACCTTGTTCGATACGGTTCTGTCGATCAGTCGTTAATTAATGTCAATGTAATTGAGCAGTTCAGTCGAGGGAAACAGCATGCGCATCAGCACAAACACCATCTACGCCAACGGCATCGGACAGCTCGGCAGTTTGCAGAGCCAGCTGGCCAAGACCCAGATGCAGCTGTCGACCAACCGCCGCCTCGTGACGGCCGCCGACGATCCGGTCGCGGCCGCGCGCGTGCTCGAACTGACCCAGTCGGCCTCGGTCAACGAGCAGTTCAAGATCAACCGCCAGAACGCCAACAGCTCGCTGGGGCAGGTCGAAGGCGCGCTCACCAGCGCCACCACCCTGATGCAGGAAATCCAGCGCCTCTCGGTGTACGCCGGCAATGGCTCGCTGACGCCGCCCGACCGCGAAGCGATCGCGATCGATCTCGAATCGCGCATGCAGGATTTGCTGGCCGTGGCCAACACCGAAGATGGTGTGGGCGGCTACCTGTTTGCCGGCCACCGCGCCAACACCCAGCCGTTCACCCAGACCGCCGGCGGCGCCCAGTACAACGGCGACCAGGGCCAGCGCCAGTTGCAGGTCGGCTCGTCGCGCACGATGCCGGTCAGCGAAACCGGCAATGTCATCTTTGAGCGCAACATGACCGGCAACGGCGACTTCCAGACGCGCGCCGCGCCCGGCAACACCGGTTCGGGCCTGGTTTCGCCGGGCACGGTGACCGACAAGGCGGCCCTGACCGGCCACAATTACAGCGTGACCTTCGCGGTGACGGCGACCACGCCGCCGGTGACGACCTACATGGTGACCGACACCACCACCAACGAATCGATTCCGCGCCCGCCGGCGGTGGCCACGCCGCAGCCGTACAAGACCGGGCAGCAGATCGCGTTCGACGGCATGGCGCTTGATGTCAAGGGCGAACCTGCCAACGGCGACAAGTTCACCACCGAGCCGAGCGTGAATCAGTCGGTGTTTACCACGATCACCGATCTGGTGGCGGCGCTACGCCAGCCGACCATCGGCGCCGGCGGCAAGGCCCAGCTGGCCAACAGCCTGACCGTGGCCAATGCCAACCTCGGTTCCTCGCTCGACAACATCCTGTCGGTGCGCGCCTCGTTCGGCTCGCGCATGCAGGAACTCGATTACCTCGACAGCGCCGGCTCGGACCGCGACATCCAGTACCAGACCGCCATGTCGAACCTGCAGGATTTGGACATGGTCAAGGCCCTGTCGCAGTTCGCGCAGCAGCAGACCTCGCTTGAAGCGGCGCAGAAATCGTTCAAGATCATGTCGGGTTTATCGCTGTTTAATTACATCGGCTAGTGTCTGCTGAAGATGCGTCGGCTGCCCGTCGGTCCCGGTGGGCTTGTTCACCGGCTGTAGCCGGATGACATCCGCGGAAACCCGCATTGGAGGGGCGCAGGAGGTCGTCCAGCCAGCTGGCCGGCACATCGCCCGGCAAGGGCAATGTCCAGCCGCGCTCGTTACCGGGCTGGTTCCTTCCCTGCACGACTTAGAGCGCCTAACGAAACCTCTCGACGTACCTCCAGCAGATAAGTGAGCAGGCAATCGAAAGAAAGGATTGGTGGATGTCGGCTCGTCGTTCATAACGGATGCGCAGTGTGCGAAAACGGTGTAGCCACCCGAGGTGCGTTCAACGACCCAACACCATCGGCCAAGCCTTTCGCGTAACTAGACGCCGTAGCGTGCGATCCGTGCTGAGACTCCTCGCCGGCGCAGCCAGGCCCGCTGTGCTTGAAGCGACTGTAGAGCAAAAGCTTCCCAAGCCCCACCACATCAAAGACGACCTCTGTTCATGCGCGTCTTCGCCGCGTGAAAATCCAAATCTCGAAATAACCACTTAAACCAAGGGGTTCGTCGCCATCACATTTTCAACCCCACCTTGGTGTGAAAAAGCTGCCGATGTATCCGTTAAAGCTGATGTGAAGTTCAGAGTATGATTCGCGTTCGCGCGCTTTCGTTCCAGACGGTGGCATCCGAGCCCCGCGCCGGCGCAGTTTTGTAGCGGCAGCAGGGAATGGGCATCGAACAGATTCACGGCGACAGCAAGCTGGCCGGACGCCAAAGCGGTGCTTTATCAGTCGCTTCTAGCGCCGCCCAAGCGACCATCTGCTGGCAAATTGTTCCCTGGATCGTCTTTGCAGCGTCGTCTACCGGCGTCCTACTCATCACTTTTCTTTCCAGCGCTCGGCGACGGCTTGCTGGGCGGTGTGCAGGCGTTCGTGCAGTCCGGCGGCGCCGCTGTCGAGAAGACCGTCAAGTTCAGGGCGCGGAGATTCCCTGGCCGCCATCGTCGCGGAGCTTCTGGAAAACGAGGTTCCGGACTTCATCGACGACGACGCGCAATCCGGTGATTTCGCCCTTCTTCCCACGGACGAAGGTGATCCCGCCCATGAATCGCTTGTCCCCGGCAAACTTGTCAGGACCAATCGAACTGAAGGTCACAATGCCGCCCGAGCGATTATCGGCAACAAGCGTTCCGCTGCTGGCATCCAGTACAAAGGAGGCATTCAGGTCCTTGTTGTAGAAGGTCCCGGCGAAGCGCCCCAGTTCATCTTTCGTGTAAGTGACAGGCGTGTATTGTTCGAATACGATCGGATCACTGCCACTCATGGTGTAGTGCACGGATTTAGACTTCTTGTTACCCATGAAGCGGACGAAAAAGCTATCGTCACCGTCAATCTTCATCTGGAAGCTGGAGTCGTCCAGTGGAATCAGTACGCGCCCCTCTGTCTCTCCTGGCCGGGTGTAGTGCAAGACCTTGTCCTTGACTTCCACGCGTGCCGACCTGCCTCTGGTGGCGTCCCAATATGTTCCCTCCAGCAGTTGTAGTTGCTGTGGCGGCACATCGACGGCCTTGATTTTCGCGTAGTCGATGTTCGGCGGTTCAGGGAAGCGATCGCTTAACAGGATATTGGCGATCTGCATCCCCACATAACCGCTATAGGTCAGGCCGGAGCTCAATACCACCACGGCAAGGTCATTCCCGGGGAAGTGGAAGACTGAACTGGCGTAGCCGCCAAAGCTGGCGATCCGGTAGACCTTGGGAAGACCTCTTTCCTGCCCCGCGTGCTGTTGCCCGAAGGTGGTAATGCCGGAAACGTCTTTGATGAGCGAGCCATTATCGAGCCGGATTGGCATGCCCAGTTTATTGACCAGCGACTGCTTGCCAGGTGGCGGCGATGCGATCCAGGCGCGCCAGATGGACATATCCCTGATCGAGGAATACAGGTTGACCGGGCCTGCGACATTGACAGGGCCATCGTCACGCTGCAGGACGCCGCTGCCATCGAGGCGATAGGGAACAGCCGTGTTCTGCAGCGGGCGCCCGCTCCCGTAGACGAATATGGTGTTTGACATGCCCAGCGGAACAAAGATCTGGCTTTTGCAGAATGCGTCAAACGCTTGCCCGGATGCCACCTCGACAATCCGCGCCAGCAGGATGAGCCGGGTGTCGCCGCCAGGCGAAAACGCTTCACCCGGATTGAAATTGGTTTGTTTCTGGCTTTGCAGCAGTTGCACGATGTCCTTGTACTGCGCCGGTTCGCCGGCGCCCCATCCCGCCAGCGATTGGAGGGTCTTATACCCATACAGGCCATCGGTGGAACTCAGCAGATGCTTGATCGTGATCTTCCTGCCCAAGGCTGGCAGTCCCGGCAGGTATTGCCGAATGTCGTCATCCAGTGTGACCTTCCCTTGTTCTTCCATCATGAAGACCGCATGGGCAATGAATTCCCATGCCAGTGAATCGACCTGGAATTTGGTATCGACGGTGGCAGGGGCTTTGGATTCGAGGTCGACGCTCCCGAGCGCCCTCTCCAGTATCGGTTTGCCGCCCCTGATGACGGTGATCGCCAGTGCGGGTTTATCGGGTGAAGCGAAATTGCTGAGGATGCGTTCAACGGCCTGGGTCGTGGCCGGATCAAGCGCATTGCTAGCCTTGGCCGCAAGGGTGAACAAGGCCAGGTAGGCGAGGACGACAATCTTCGACGTGAGGTAGTGACGTTTCATCGTGGGTTCCTCGCCTCGATGGCCTTGATCACCTGCTCGGCGACGGCGGCGGTGGAGGAGGGGTCCTGCCCGGTGATGATGGTGTCGTCGACAACGTAAAAGCTGTCGCCCCATTTCTGGGAATAGACAAAGTTTCCGCCGTGCTTGCTGATTTCGTTGCCGATGGAAAATGGGAAAGTCTTGTAATAAGGCGCCTTGGTATCTTCAAAGATGTCGGGGAAGCCAGTCACTTTCCGGTTCGAGAAAATCGCCTTGCCGTTGCTGTTTTTGAGATGGACCAGGCCTGCAGTGCCATGGCAGACGGCGGAAATGATTCCGCCATTTTCATAGACTGTGACTGCAATATTCTGCAGCACGGGATTGTCAGCAACGCCGAACATGGCCGCACCGCCGCCGCTGTAATAAACGGCCTTGTAGTCAGCTGCACGAATTTGCTCGGGCTTCAGAGTGTTTTTCAGCAAGCTCATGAAGTCCGCGTTGTACAGGAATTCCTTCTGGATCTTGTTCGATGTTTCGATATAGCCCAGCGGAATGGCGCCACCGCTTGGACTGACAAAGTCCACCACATAACCGTGCTTTTTGAAGATGTCGTAGGCGACGACGATCTCGGCAAAATGATTTGCCGTATTCAGTTTTGTGTTGCCATATGTATGTTGGTTTGACGTGATGAACAGGATTTTTGATCCATGTTGAGGTGCGGCGAATCCCGGCCCGGACAGGCCAGGAAGGAGGGAGCCGCCAAGGATGGCGACCAAGAAACGATGTCGGTTCATAAGCTAACCCTAAATTGTGCAAAACGCATTAATCGAGAATATTGACGAGGCAGGCTGCCGCTTCGCCAGGTAGCAACTTAGGGCGTTTGCTGATACTTCGGGTCGTGAACCATGATTGTGGACTCCGGAATCATGATTTCGGAGCGCTCCGCAGGAGGGAACGGCTCAGCTTGGCTGCGATCGCGAGCCGACTGCGGTGCGATAGCTGGCCGGCGTCTGGCTGGTGATTTTCTTGAATGCCGCGAAGAAAGTGGAATTGGAATTGAACCCGCTGCGCTCGGCAACGAGGTCCATATTCAAATGAATTTCATTGACCAGCAGATGCTTGGCGTGCTGGATACGGTACTCGTTGACGTAGTGGTTAAAACTCTTATTAAGGCGTTCATTGATCACCTGGGAAACCGTGGTTGGCAAATTGCCGACTTTCTTCGCCAGTTGCGCCAGGCTGAGGTTTGGATTCAAGTACAACTGCTGCTCACCCATGACCTGGTTGAGTGCGGCCAGCAGCGCCTTGGCCTCTTCCTCACCGAGCTTGCTATTTTGATATCGATCCTTCCTGGCAGAGTCGGGCTTGGTATCGGCGCGCAGGATGAACGAGAGGATCGTCAGGTGGATTGAAAACGTGAACGACAGCGCGCCGACGATATACGATGTCAGTGGCGTGCTGAGATAGGCAACAAGAATCAGGAAGCTGCCAAAATAAACACTGAGTGGCAACAGAGCGCGGGCGCGCGCCGCCCTGAGCTCCCTGCCGGCGAGCAGCAGGTAGCAGAACCAATAGAGATGGATGCCCAGGATGGAATGGCGCCAGATGGATGGGTTGCTGGAAAACGGAAAAGCCAGGCCAAGGGCGATGAAAATTACTGGCAGCAAGAGATGCAAGTGCCAGCGGCGGCCGACAGCTTTTTCGGCCAAATCCGCGAGATGGCAATGCAGATACAGGTAGGTCAGCGGCCCGATGAGAAGGCAGGCCGACAAACCGATCTGGAGAAACTCGGCGGACATACCAGGATTGAAATAGTAAAAAGTCGATTTGCCGGTGCGGACACTGATCGCCAGCAATAATGCCCCCAGCATGCAGTTCGCTAGTCGATGTGTCCGGCGGGTGAACAGGTAAAGTGCCAGCAAGAAACCGTTGACGGCGCCAAGGGCACTGAAGAGAAAGAGAATTTGACTGGAGATCACGGGCATAGTGCTATTTGGCATTGGAATGCCAGCATCATGCCATTTTCGTGCTCAAGATGCGACCAATCAATGCGCAAGCACCACGTCAAACCTACTGCTCAAATTCTGCTTGTTGGGAACGAAGGCAGACCTATGGCAACGCCAAAAATTGAACACCCCTAAGGTCGGAGCGCCTAGCGCGGGCGCTTAACGTAGACGCGCGCACGATCAAGCGGAAGGCGGCTCTATTGAATGGCATTTGCCGCGAAGCCGCCGAACTGCTCAAGGATCATCAGTTCGCAACAGACCTCGCACGCGTTCTGCGGCAAATGAAACCGACCCGGCAGGTCGAATGCGTCGAACTGATGGTTTCCGCCAATACCAACACCGTTGCATATGCCGAGGCCATGCTGGTCGCCACGCCAGCGACGATGCTTGTTGATGGAAAAAATCGGCAAAGCTCACCGGATTGACGCAAGAGCAGATGGCTAGGATGGAACGTGAGATGAGCAATCTCCAGGGCCAGTATAAATCGGTCGAGCAGACACTACGGACAAGACGTACACAATCTTGTTCTCGCCAAAGGATACCTGACAAAACTGCTGGGAAATAAATCCGTGTCACGATTTCTAAAACAGCGTCAGCCAGAAGTGCTGGCCGAGTTTCCGGCAATAGTGCAAACGGTATCGTTGGATGGGTAACCCGTGGCGACGGTGAGCATCGAGCCCTGCCGCCGCGATCAGGTAGCAGGGTCAATCCCAATCCTCACCATCACCGAACTCCTTCGGCTTCACGCCCGTTTCGGACACGATGCACGGATAATCGATTTCTGGCTGCGACTTAGTTTCCTTGCCCCGCTTACTGATCTGAAAGCACCACGACGCGCCGACGTCGTAAAAATAGTACAGCATCTTGTGTTTCGGCAGCGGGAAGACTACGGATAGCTGTAGGTCCATTACGTGTGCATCGTCCTCGTCCCATTCACCGTCCGGCGTAAACCACGTCCTCTTGCCGCGTAGGCCATTTGCAAGATAGAACTCGTCGAGGTGATCGCCGTCGAAATCGACCATCTCCAGGATGCGCGATGCCAAGTCGCCCAGCGTCAACTCGACTGGTGCCTCGATCACGAACTGATATGGTGCTTTAAGATACCGGCCGCCGACGCACTCGATGGACAGGGTGAAAATTCCGCTCATAACCTTTTCTCTCCAGCTTAGAAAAACGATGCACATCACCAGCGCCCTTCATCCAAATTCGGACCGGTGGCGGGCATCTACGATGCTCCCGAGCGCCACCTTCACGCGTGGGACGAAGGTGTGCATGCCAAGCGCTGGTACCGGATTGTACGCAATGATCATCAATCCGGAATAGCCGTTATCCGTTGTGTACTAAACAGGGATCGTGTTTGTATTCAACCCGACATGGATGCGCCGGATCGCGCTGGATGAACGATAGGATTGTATAGATAGATTGCGTGCAGCAAGGCGGCGCGCTTGGTCATGACTATCGCGCGTTCCTGGACAGTCAAATGTTAGTTGGGTCTGGCAAGGGGCGCGGCCGGTACCGCCCCCGGCGCTGGTGCCGGCGTGGCCGCCATCCGCGGCACGCGTCGCGCCGTCTCGATGCCCTGGTTGAACAGTACCTGGAACGGATTGCCCAGGTAAGGCAGCACCATCACGATCACCAGCATGCCCACTCCCAGGGTGATCGGAAAACCAATCCCGAAGATGTTGAGCTGCGGCGCGGCGCGCGTGAGGATCCCGAGCGCCACCTGGGTAATGAGCAGGGCCGCCACGATCGGCAGCGACAAATGCAGCCCTGCGCTGAAAATCAGGCCGCCCCATTTCGCGATTTCCCATTCCGCCGAAGACGACATCGGCGTGGCCGAAATCGGCATCGTCACGAAACTTTCGGCCAGCGCTTCGAGCAGCACCAGATGCGCATTCACCGCCAAAAACGCCATGGTGGCAATCAGCGCCAGGAACTGGCTGACGGCCGAGGAGCGGCCCTTGGTGAGCGGATCGAAAAAGCTGGCAAAGCCCAGCCCCATGGTCAGGCTGCAGATTTCGCCGGCCATTTCGATGGCGGCAAACACCAGCCGGATGGAAAAACCCATCGCGATGCCGATCAGCATTTCCTGCACCAGAATGAGCAAACCGGCCATCGACATCGGATCGGCCGCGGGAATGGCGGGAATCGCCGGCGCGATGATGCTCGCCAGAAGTATGCCGAGCGAGATCTTGACCGACACGGGCACGCTGGCATTGCCGAACAGGGGAGCGGCCGTGATCAGGCCGAGGATGCGGGTCAGCGGCCACAACAGGCCGGCGATCCACGCGTTCATCTCGACGCTGGTCAGGGTAATCATGCGGGGGCGGCAGGCAAGGGCGGGGCGCGGATACGCCTAGCCGACCAGGCCGGGAATGCCGCTGAATACCTGACGCATGTAGTCGAGCATGACCGCCAGCATCCACGGTCCGGCCACGATCAGGGCGACGAAGATGCCGACCAGCTTGGGGATGAACGACAAGGTCGCTTCATTGATCTGGGTGGCGGCCTGGAAGATGCTGACGATCAGGCCGATGATCAGCGCCACCAGCAGCATGGGCGCGGCCACCATCAGAGTTACTTCCATGGCCATGCGGCCCATTGTCATCACGCTTTCGGGTGTCATGGCGGGCCCTTTCTAGTAAAAACTCTGCGCGAGCGAGCCGAGCAGCAACTGCCAGCCATCGACCAGCACGAACAGCATCAGCTTGAACGGCAGCGAAATGACGGCCGGCGACATCATCATCATCCCCATCGACATCAGCACCGACGCCACCACCATGTCGATGATAAGAAACGGAATGAAAATGGCAAAGCCGATCTGGAACGCGGTTTTCAGTTCGCTGGTGACAAAGGCGGGAATCAGGATGCGCAGCGGAATGTCTTCCGGCCCCTGCAGCGCGGCCGAGCGTGAAATCTTGACGAACATGGCCAGGTCGGCCTGGCGCGTCTGGCGGATCATGAAGGTTTTCAGAGGCGCCACCGCCTTGTCCACGGCTTCGCCCATCTGGATCTTGTTTTCCTGCAGCGGCTGGTATGCCTCCACATAAATCTTGTCGAACACCGGACCCATCACGAACAGGGTCAGGAACAGCGCCAGCCCGACCATGACCTGGTTGGGCGGGGCCGACTGGGTGCCGATCGCCTGGCGCAGCAGCGACAGCACGATGATGATGCGGGTAAAACTGGTCATCATCAGCAGCACCGCCGGCAGGAACGACAGCGCCGTCATCAAGAGCAGCGTCTGGACCGGCAGCGAGTACGCCGTGCCGCCGCCCGGGGCCGGCGTGCTGGTGAAGGTCGGGATGCCCGGCGCAGCGATTGCCAGAGCCGGCAGGCACAGCGCCAGCAGCGGCAGCCAGCGGCGCGCGCGGCTCAGGGGCGCAGAAGTAGGCGGCTTAGCGTCCATTGCGTTTGTCGATGGTCTGTTTCAGCCACTCGGCAAAGGTGCCCGATGCCGGGCCGTTGGCCAGCACCGCCGGGCCGCCGGGCGGCGTTTCCTGCTTCGGCATGGTGGCCAGTGCGTTGATGCGGCCGGGCGAGGCGCCCACCACGATCCACTGGTCGCCCACTTCGACCACGATGATGCGTTCGCGCCCGCCCAGGCTGAGCGCGCCGACGGTGCGCATCTGGGCCGCGCCGGCGGCGGCCTGGGGACCGTAGCGTTTCATGAACCAGACCATGGCGCCCAGCAAGGCCAGCACCAGGGTCAGGGCGAAAATGGTTTGCAGCAGATTGCCGGCCGATGGACCCGCCATCGGACCGGGCGCCGGCTGCACGGCGGCAGGGGCGGGCATGGTGGCTGCGGGGGCCGGCGTGGCAGCGGCAGGAGCGGTCACCGGGAGATTGGCCTGCGCTTCGGCGGCGGCAGGAACCGCTGCCGCCGGAGTGGATACGGACGGTGCAGGAACCGACGCCGCAGGGACAGAAGCAGCAGGAACGGCAGCGGCCGCCTGTGCGGCGGCCAGACCCGGCGCCAGGCTGCACGCCAGCGCCACGGCGGCAAGCAGGCGGGCCGTCATTTATTCAGTTTTCGAATCCGTTCGGACGGCGTGATGATGTCCGTCAGCCGAATACCGAATTTATCGTTCACCACCACCACCTCGCCCTGGGCGATCAGGCAGCCGTTGACCAGCACGTCCATCGGCTCGCCCGCCAGTCCGTCGAGCTCGACCACAGAACCCTGGGCCAGCTGCAGCAGGTTCTTGATGGCGATCTTGGTCCGCCCCAGCTCGACCGTGAGCTGGACCGGGATATCGAGGATGAAGTCGATGTCGTTCGGCGTGTCGGGCTTGGTGCCCTTGTTGGAGAAATCCTTGAACACGGCCGCGCTGGCGGCCTGGCTTTGCAGCGCGTCGGCTTCCGCCTTGGCCTGCTCGGCGATGGCCGCGCCCCAGTCGTCATCCATTGCATCATCTTCGAGATTATCGGCCATATTGCCCTCCTAAATTATTTGGTGTCCGCATTGGCGAGCAGTTTCTCGACCTTGAGCGCGTACTGTCCGTTGAGCACGCCGTAAGTACAATCCATCACCGGCACCCCGTCGACGGTGGCCTGGATCTGTTCGGGCACGTTGAGGGCGACGATGTCGCCCACCTTGAAATTGAGAATCTCGTCGAACGAGGCGCGCGCGGTGCCCAGCACGGCCACCAGTTCGACTTCGGCGATCTGGATCTGCTGGGTCATCAGGCGGATCCAGCGTTTGTCG of the Massilia violaceinigra genome contains:
- the fliQ gene encoding flagellar biosynthesis protein FliQ, with amino-acid sequence MTPESVMTMGRMAMEVTLMVAAPMLLVALIIGLIVSIFQAATQINEATLSFIPKLVGIFVALIVAGPWMLAVMLDYMRQVFSGIPGLVG
- a CDS encoding type 1 glutamine amidotransferase domain-containing protein, with the translated sequence MNRHRFLVAILGGSLLPGLSGPGFAAPQHGSKILFITSNQHTYGNTKLNTANHFAEIVVAYDIFKKHGYVVDFVSPSGGAIPLGYIETSNKIQKEFLYNADFMSLLKNTLKPEQIRAADYKAVYYSGGGAAMFGVADNPVLQNIAVTVYENGGIISAVCHGTAGLVHLKNSNGKAIFSNRKVTGFPDIFEDTKAPYYKTFPFSIGNEISKHGGNFVYSQKWGDSFYVVDDTIITGQDPSSTAAVAEQVIKAIEARNPR
- the flgK gene encoding flagellar hook-associated protein FlgK, yielding MSGNLLNIGKTGLFAAQVGLSTTGHNIANANVAGYSRQTVVQASGIAQGYGYGFMGSGTEVEQIKRYSDSFLNGQVRSAQTQVSSLDAFYAQISQVDNLLSDTTSGLSPALQDFFKGVQDMASNPSSAASRQAVLSNGESLVSRFQGIDDRLTEIRQGVNSEITAKVGVINSYAQQIGQLNDKIAQLSTGTGNEPNDLMDARDQLIADLNKEVKTTVTRGNNNSLTVSIGSGQPLVVGNKAFQLAATTSPTDLSRVQVGLVTGSKVTVLADSALSGGELGGLMEFRSGTLDRTQNSLGRVAIGLAQTFNAQHRLGIDGAGNPGGDFFKVGVPVVGRNINNAVGSTTDVQAAIVDPTALTQSDYKVSYDGTNYMVTRLSDNKPFPVTPFPQTGPQTIDGVAFTVTGSAAAGDSFLVRPTINGASDFAMMVNERNSIAAAAPISTSLPLSNKGTATISEGNVDASYLTPGNALTAPVNLTVGGAPAGLSGFPATQAVTVTTNGVATTYPAGTPSIPFTAGANYNFGGVNLKFAGTPVAGDTFTVSPNTNGTADNRNARLLGNLQTKPILDGGKATYQSAYAELVSFVGNKTREVQVNGQAGDTLLKQVTAAQQDVSGVNLDEEATNLLKYQQAYQAAGKVMQMASTLFDTVLSISR
- a CDS encoding serine hydrolase domain-containing protein — its product is MKRHYLTSKIVVLAYLALFTLAAKASNALDPATTQAVERILSNFASPDKPALAITVIRGGKPILERALGSVDLESKAPATVDTKFQVDSLAWEFIAHAVFMMEEQGKVTLDDDIRQYLPGLPALGRKITIKHLLSSTDGLYGYKTLQSLAGWGAGEPAQYKDIVQLLQSQKQTNFNPGEAFSPGGDTRLILLARIVEVASGQAFDAFCKSQIFVPLGMSNTIFVYGSGRPLQNTAVPYRLDGSGVLQRDDGPVNVAGPVNLYSSIRDMSIWRAWIASPPPGKQSLVNKLGMPIRLDNGSLIKDVSGITTFGQQHAGQERGLPKVYRIASFGGYASSVFHFPGNDLAVVVLSSGLTYSGYVGMQIANILLSDRFPEPPNIDYAKIKAVDVPPQQLQLLEGTYWDATRGRSARVEVKDKVLHYTRPGETEGRVLIPLDDSSFQMKIDGDDSFFVRFMGNKKSKSVHYTMSGSDPIVFEQYTPVTYTKDELGRFAGTFYNKDLNASFVLDASSGTLVADNRSGGIVTFSSIGPDKFAGDKRFMGGITFVRGKKGEITGLRVVVDEVRNLVFQKLRDDGGQGISAP
- a CDS encoding helix-turn-helix domain-containing protein; this translates as MPNSTMPVISSQILFLFSALGAVNGFLLALYLFTRRTHRLANCMLGALLLAISVRTGKSTFYYFNPGMSAEFLQIGLSACLLIGPLTYLYLHCHLADLAEKAVGRRWHLHLLLPVIFIALGLAFPFSSNPSIWRHSILGIHLYWFCYLLLAGRELRAARARALLPLSVYFGSFLILVAYLSTPLTSYIVGALSFTFSIHLTILSFILRADTKPDSARKDRYQNSKLGEEEAKALLAALNQVMGEQQLYLNPNLSLAQLAKKVGNLPTTVSQVINERLNKSFNHYVNEYRIQHAKHLLVNEIHLNMDLVAERSGFNSNSTFFAAFKKITSQTPASYRTAVGSRSQPS
- a CDS encoding IS1096 element passenger TnpR family protein, which produces MSGIFTLSIECVGGRYLKAPYQFVIEAPVELTLGDLASRILEMVDFDGDHLDEFYLANGLRGKRTWFTPDGEWDEDDAHVMDLQLSVVFPLPKHKMLYYFYDVGASWCFQISKRGKETKSQPEIDYPCIVSETGVKPKEFGDGEDWD
- the fliR gene encoding flagellar biosynthetic protein FliR, yielding MITLTSVEMNAWIAGLLWPLTRILGLITAAPLFGNASVPVSVKISLGILLASIIAPAIPAIPAADPMSMAGLLILVQEMLIGIAMGFSIRLVFAAIEMAGEICSLTMGLGFASFFDPLTKGRSSAVSQFLALIATMAFLAVNAHLVLLEALAESFVTMPISATPMSSSAEWEIAKWGGLIFSAGLHLSLPIVAALLITQVALGILTRAAPQLNIFGIGFPITLGVGMLVIVMVLPYLGNPFQVLFNQGIETARRVPRMAATPAPAPGAVPAAPLARPN
- the fliP gene encoding flagellar type III secretion system pore protein FliP (The bacterial flagellar biogenesis protein FliP forms a type III secretion system (T3SS)-type pore required for flagellar assembly.) gives rise to the protein MDAKPPTSAPLSRARRWLPLLALCLPALAIAAPGIPTFTSTPAPGGGTAYSLPVQTLLLMTALSFLPAVLLMMTSFTRIIIVLSLLRQAIGTQSAPPNQVMVGLALFLTLFVMGPVFDKIYVEAYQPLQENKIQMGEAVDKAVAPLKTFMIRQTRQADLAMFVKISRSAALQGPEDIPLRILIPAFVTSELKTAFQIGFAIFIPFLIIDMVVASVLMSMGMMMMSPAVISLPFKLMLFVLVDGWQLLLGSLAQSFY
- the flgL gene encoding flagellar hook-associated protein FlgL, with the protein product MRISTNTIYANGIGQLGSLQSQLAKTQMQLSTNRRLVTAADDPVAAARVLELTQSASVNEQFKINRQNANSSLGQVEGALTSATTLMQEIQRLSVYAGNGSLTPPDREAIAIDLESRMQDLLAVANTEDGVGGYLFAGHRANTQPFTQTAGGAQYNGDQGQRQLQVGSSRTMPVSETGNVIFERNMTGNGDFQTRAAPGNTGSGLVSPGTVTDKAALTGHNYSVTFAVTATTPPVTTYMVTDTTTNESIPRPPAVATPQPYKTGQQIAFDGMALDVKGEPANGDKFTTEPSVNQSVFTTITDLVAALRQPTIGAGGKAQLANSLTVANANLGSSLDNILSVRASFGSRMQELDYLDSAGSDRDIQYQTAMSNLQDLDMVKALSQFAQQQTSLEAAQKSFKIMSGLSLFNYIG